The following coding sequences are from one uncultured Methanobrevibacter sp. window:
- a CDS encoding transglutaminase domain-containing protein, translating to MSAVSADSTDDENSLNLVNDDAISDISDNGNLNDDGLDNADSDEVGDIDSGIDSDIDDDIDSDIDDEEPALKNTSLEIVSQEDWEIYGNEDYIVRLLDEENNPISGALINFRIETPEGDCIDETSFTDDEGIAILALDLSIGGIHNIQVSYEGDLNYNPAETVDSNVIFYENTSIKTPKAYAYRSSDFTIRLVDSKGNVLSNKKLIIYVDGVKYIKTTDSKGQVYVKMPSDKKSVNFNCIFDGGYYYLESSLAMKLPVYKKTYTKPLIYTILKGKSFKILLKGIDGKILKKEKVKFTISGKSYTRTTNDKGIAYIKLKLSRGRYKVIFSYANNGIYGPSSNSSYLEIIDPSGQFKKGLNQNTKLSVSKYLKGGGYAKITKAIRKLSKKITSKYSTKLEKATAIYNYVRDNLGYSYYPNSKKGASKTLKTKKGNCCDHSNLIVALCRASKIPARYAHAKKCKFGSGLVTGHVWAQIYVNGRWYSADGTSYRNSLGHIKNWNTKSYKKLRTYKNIPF from the coding sequence GTGTCTGCAGTTTCAGCAGACAGTACAGATGATGAAAATTCATTGAATTTAGTCAATGATGATGCGATTTCTGATATAAGCGATAATGGAAATTTAAATGATGATGGTCTGGACAATGCCGATTCAGATGAAGTTGGTGATATTGATAGTGGTATTGACAGTGATATTGATGATGATATTGATAGTGATATTGATGATGAAGAGCCAGCATTAAAGAATACAAGTCTTGAAATTGTTTCTCAAGAGGATTGGGAAATATATGGAAATGAAGATTATATTGTAAGGTTGTTGGATGAAGAGAATAATCCAATAAGTGGAGCATTGATCAATTTCAGAATTGAAACCCCTGAAGGAGATTGCATTGATGAAACATCATTTACTGATGATGAAGGGATAGCTATTCTAGCTCTGGATTTAAGCATAGGGGGTATTCACAATATTCAAGTGTCCTATGAAGGAGATTTGAATTACAATCCTGCAGAAACAGTTGATTCAAATGTGATTTTCTATGAAAATACCAGTATTAAAACTCCAAAGGCTTATGCTTACAGATCTTCTGATTTTACCATTAGACTTGTTGATTCCAAGGGGAATGTATTATCAAATAAAAAATTAATCATTTATGTAGATGGTGTAAAATACATTAAAACCACGGATTCAAAGGGCCAGGTTTATGTAAAGATGCCTTCAGATAAAAAATCAGTTAATTTCAATTGCATTTTTGATGGAGGATATTATTATCTTGAATCTTCATTGGCTATGAAATTGCCTGTTTATAAGAAAACCTATACAAAACCTTTGATTTACACTATTCTTAAAGGAAAATCCTTTAAAATTTTATTGAAGGGAATTGATGGAAAAATATTAAAGAAAGAAAAGGTCAAGTTCACAATTTCTGGAAAATCTTACACAAGAACCACTAATGATAAGGGAATTGCATATATAAAACTTAAGCTTTCAAGAGGCAGATACAAGGTAATCTTCTCTTATGCTAATAATGGAATTTATGGCCCATCTAGCAATTCATCATACTTGGAAATTATAGACCCTTCAGGTCAGTTTAAAAAAGGATTGAATCAGAACACTAAGCTTTCGGTTAGCAAGTATCTCAAAGGTGGGGGCTATGCTAAAATAACCAAAGCCATTAGAAAATTGTCCAAAAAGATTACAAGCAAGTATTCCACTAAATTAGAAAAGGCAACAGCAATCTATAATTATGTTAGGGATAATTTAGGATACAGTTACTATCCAAATTCCAAAAAAGGAGCTTCAAAAACATTGAAAACTAAAAAAGGGAACTGTTGTGATCATTCCAATTTAATCGTAGCCCTATGCAGAGCTTCTAAGATTCCTGCAAGATATGCTCATGCAAAGAAATGCAAATTTGGTTCAGGTTTGGTTACAGGGCATGTCTGGGCTCAGATTTATGTAAATGGAAGATGGTATTCTGCTGATGGAACAAGTTATAGAAATAGTTTAGGACATATTAAAAACTGGAATACAAAGTCTTATAAGAAACTCCGAACCTATAAGAATATCCCATTCTAA